A stretch of the Actinomycetota bacterium genome encodes the following:
- a CDS encoding alpha/beta hydrolase, with product MATFVLIHGAMHGGWCWRPVEALLRRAGHEAHAPTLTGMGDRAHMLSPDVGLDTHVRDVVATLRMEDVHDAVLVLHSYAGVLAGPVVHQAEGRVGRVVAAGAFLVHPGESLADVEPPEVVERYRRLVAGQGQGWRVPASPAFMDQWSVPEHLRSVVGPRLTDFPARCVDDRAAYDRAVLDALPRDYVQHTAPPLASLAATVDRARDDGWRMHQIATGHDLMLEDPAGTARLLMEIAS from the coding sequence ATGGCGACATTCGTCCTGATCCATGGTGCGATGCACGGGGGCTGGTGCTGGAGGCCCGTCGAGGCCCTGCTGCGACGGGCGGGGCATGAGGCCCACGCCCCCACGCTCACCGGCATGGGCGACCGGGCGCACATGCTGTCGCCGGACGTGGGCCTGGACACCCACGTGCGCGATGTCGTGGCCACGCTGCGCATGGAGGATGTCCACGACGCCGTGCTGGTGCTGCACTCCTATGCGGGCGTGCTGGCCGGCCCGGTGGTGCACCAGGCCGAGGGCCGCGTCGGCCGCGTGGTGGCCGCCGGGGCGTTCCTCGTGCACCCCGGGGAGTCGCTGGCAGACGTGGAGCCCCCCGAGGTGGTGGAGCGCTACCGACGCCTGGTGGCCGGGCAGGGCCAGGGGTGGCGGGTGCCCGCCTCACCCGCCTTCATGGACCAGTGGTCGGTGCCCGAGCACCTGCGATCCGTGGTCGGCCCGCGCCTCACGGACTTCCCCGCCCGATGCGTGGACGACCGCGCGGCGTACGACCGCGCGGTGCTGGACGCCCTGCCGCGCGATTACGTGCAGCACACCGCGCCGCCACTCGCGAGCCTGGCGGCCACGGTGGATCGCGCCCGGGATGACGGCTGGCGCATGCACCAGATCGCCACAGGCCACGACCTCATGCTGGAGGATCCCGCGGGCACCGCCCGGCTGCTCATGGAGATCGCCTCCTGA
- a CDS encoding peptide deformylase translates to MRDHHLRRRSPGHRARRGVGAGRGGREHRRPQLAPGGRPPHLRAGHRGRAARRHGPLRPGAGDPVPGARGPRHVGAIGVRAPPLIRPVVIYPDRRLKTACAPVRSFGPALARLAADLEDTARSFPRTTGIAAPQVGELWRACFVDCTGHPKVPEAHGPMVLVNPDLLYHSGAEIGREGCLSLPEITANVERPLEIVVAFDDIAGDRHEVEASGFEARVVLHEMDHLGGVLILDRVKSLALDVFARKRRSRG, encoded by the coding sequence CTGCGTGATCACCATCTACGGCGCCGATCGCCCGGGCATCGTGCACGGCGCGGCGTCGGCGCTGGCAGAGGCGGGCGTGAACATCGTCGACCTCAGCTCGCGCCTGGTGGGCGACCCCCCCATCTACGTGCTGGGCATCGAGGCCGAGCTGCCCGACGGCATGGGCCCCTCCGGCCTGGAGCAGGCGATCCGGTGCCCGGAGCTCGCGGGCCTCGACATGTCGGTGCAATCGGAGTCCGAGCGCCTCCTCTGATCCGCCCCGTCGTCATATACCCCGACCGGCGCCTGAAGACGGCCTGCGCGCCGGTCAGGTCGTTCGGTCCCGCGCTGGCGCGCCTGGCCGCCGACCTGGAGGACACCGCGCGCTCGTTCCCGCGCACCACGGGCATCGCCGCCCCGCAGGTGGGCGAGCTGTGGCGCGCGTGCTTCGTCGACTGCACTGGGCACCCCAAGGTGCCCGAGGCACACGGGCCGATGGTGCTGGTGAACCCCGACCTGCTTTACCACTCGGGCGCCGAGATCGGACGCGAGGGATGCCTGAGCCTGCCGGAGATCACCGCCAACGTGGAGCGCCCGCTGGAGATCGTCGTGGCCTTCGACGACATCGCGGGTGACCGCCATGAGGTGGAGGCCTCGGGGTTCGAGGCCCGGGTGGTCCTCCACGAGATGGACCACCTGGGCGGGGTGCTGATACTCGACCGGGTGAAGTCGCTCGCGCTCGACGTATTCGCACGCAAGCGGCGATCGCGCGGGTAG
- a CDS encoding methylmalonyl-CoA mutase has protein sequence MSSTEAAGAARTTDSGIEIKPVYHDDDVASLDLAASLGEPGEFPFVRGPYRTMYRERPWTMRQYAGFATAEETNERFRYLLANGAPGLSMAFDLPTQLGMDSDDPRALGEVGRVGVAIDSLDDMLRVFDGIPLDEVSTSMTINAPAAVLLLLYRQVGEAQGVTPDQLRGTIQNDILKEYIARGNYIFPPHASMRLTTDTFAYCAAEMPRFNTISISGYHIREAGSTAVQEVAFTLADGIAYVQAAVNAGLDVDRFAPRLSFFFNAHSNFLEEVAKFRAARGLWARIMRERFCAKDDKSMALRFHAQTGGSTLTAQQPDNNVVRVALQVLSAALGGAQSIHANGYDEALALPTEHSAKLALRTQQVIAEETGITDSADPLAGGWMVEALTTDIEKRASELIARIDERGGAVDSIEFMRDEIADAAFRWHKAMESGERTVVGINVQAEPDDSRIDILKIDPAIERAQVARLADLRAKRDEADVSAALDAVRSAARGTDNLLPPMHRALGARATIGEVCGVLREEFGEYDRVMAAAG, from the coding sequence ATGAGCAGCACCGAAGCCGCCGGAGCCGCACGCACGACGGACTCCGGCATCGAGATAAAGCCGGTCTACCACGACGACGACGTGGCCTCGCTCGACCTGGCCGCGTCGCTCGGCGAGCCCGGGGAGTTCCCCTTCGTGCGCGGCCCTTACCGCACGATGTACCGCGAGAGGCCGTGGACCATGCGGCAGTACGCGGGCTTCGCCACGGCCGAGGAGACCAACGAGCGCTTCCGGTACCTGCTGGCCAACGGCGCCCCGGGCCTGTCGATGGCCTTCGACCTTCCCACGCAGCTGGGCATGGACTCCGACGACCCGCGCGCGCTCGGCGAGGTGGGGCGCGTGGGCGTGGCCATCGACTCGCTGGACGACATGCTGCGGGTTTTCGACGGCATTCCGCTCGACGAGGTGTCCACGAGCATGACCATCAACGCGCCGGCGGCGGTGCTGCTGCTGCTGTACCGCCAAGTGGGCGAGGCCCAGGGCGTGACCCCCGATCAGCTGCGCGGCACGATCCAGAACGACATCCTCAAGGAGTACATCGCGCGCGGGAACTACATTTTCCCCCCGCACGCGAGCATGCGGCTCACCACCGACACCTTCGCGTACTGCGCGGCCGAGATGCCGCGGTTCAACACCATCTCGATCAGCGGCTACCACATCCGCGAGGCCGGATCCACGGCCGTGCAGGAGGTGGCGTTCACCCTGGCCGACGGCATCGCCTACGTGCAGGCGGCGGTGAACGCCGGGCTGGATGTCGACCGCTTCGCGCCGCGGCTGTCGTTCTTCTTCAACGCCCACTCGAACTTCCTCGAGGAGGTGGCGAAGTTCCGGGCGGCGCGCGGGCTGTGGGCGCGCATCATGCGCGAGCGGTTCTGCGCGAAGGACGACAAGTCGATGGCGCTGAGGTTCCACGCCCAGACCGGCGGCAGCACCCTCACGGCCCAGCAGCCCGACAACAACGTGGTGCGCGTGGCGCTGCAGGTGCTCTCTGCGGCGCTCGGCGGTGCCCAGTCGATCCACGCCAACGGCTACGACGAAGCCCTGGCCCTGCCCACCGAGCACTCGGCCAAGCTGGCGCTTCGCACCCAGCAGGTGATCGCCGAGGAGACCGGCATCACCGACAGCGCCGACCCCCTGGCCGGCGGCTGGATGGTGGAGGCCCTCACCACCGACATCGAGAAGCGTGCCAGCGAGCTGATCGCCCGCATCGACGAGCGCGGCGGGGCGGTGGACAGCATCGAGTTCATGCGCGACGAGATCGCCGACGCCGCCTTCCGCTGGCACAAGGCCATGGAGAGCGGCGAGCGCACGGTGGTGGGCATCAACGTGCAGGCCGAGCCCGACGACAGCCGGATCGACATCCTGAAGATCGACCCGGCGATCGAGCGCGCGCAGGTGGCACGCCTTGCCGACCTGCGGGCCAAGCGCGACGAGGCCGACGTGAGCGCGGCCCTCGACGCCGTGCGCAGCGCCGCCCGCGGCACGGACAACCTGCTTCCGCCGATGCATCGCGCGCTGGGCGCCCGCGCCACGATCGGCGAGGTGTGCGGGGTGCTGCGCGAGGAGTTCGGCGAGTACGACCGCGTGATGGCGGCTGCCGGGTGA
- a CDS encoding N-acetylmuramoyl-L-alanine amidase: protein MRTALIAIAAALALAAPAALSARQPVVLVQAGHLSPGEPGYLAQTGASGNPFGLESEFNRRVRDAMVKRLTAAGVNARPLAARVEPLGVPGATFVSIHHDSPGGAAMVGHAITGGNENYYRGEGTGTASPTPYPDSGPHRTPATAVSPAVERTSAGTARRVSAALKSIFTPANGAGGRFRGVIPPDSNRRMNHFYGFYRTTAQSRVIIEVGAAPDDNRFLAKVPLISRTLSTAIVNDLKARGLL, encoded by the coding sequence GTGCGCACCGCTCTCATCGCAATCGCCGCCGCGCTGGCCCTCGCGGCACCCGCCGCCCTCTCGGCCCGGCAGCCGGTGGTACTGGTGCAGGCCGGGCACCTGAGCCCCGGCGAGCCGGGGTACCTGGCGCAGACCGGGGCATCGGGCAACCCGTTCGGCCTGGAGTCGGAGTTCAACCGGCGCGTGCGCGACGCCATGGTGAAGCGGCTCACGGCGGCCGGGGTGAACGCCCGGCCGCTGGCCGCGCGCGTGGAGCCCCTGGGCGTGCCCGGCGCGACCTTCGTGAGCATCCACCACGACTCCCCCGGCGGGGCGGCGATGGTGGGCCACGCGATCACCGGCGGCAACGAGAACTACTACCGCGGCGAGGGCACCGGCACGGCGAGCCCCACCCCCTACCCCGACAGCGGCCCGCACCGCACGCCGGCCACCGCCGTGAGCCCGGCCGTGGAGCGCACGTCAGCCGGCACTGCCCGCCGCGTGTCCGCGGCGCTGAAGTCGATCTTCACGCCCGCCAACGGCGCCGGGGGACGGTTCCGCGGGGTCATCCCGCCCGACTCCAACCGCCGCATGAACCACTTCTACGGCTTCTACCGCACCACCGCGCAGTCGCGCGTGATCATCGAGGTGGGCGCCGCCCCCGATGACAACCGGTTCCTCGCGAAGGTGCCCCTCATCTCGCGCACGCTGAGCACGGCGATCGTCAACGACCTGAAGGCCCGAGGGCTGCTCTAG
- a CDS encoding acyl-CoA carboxylase subunit beta, whose protein sequence is MNPSGDAAVERQHARGKLTARERIDLLLDPGSFVELDMFTRHRATGFGIEDNRPWGDGVIIGHGTIEGRRVFVFSQDFTVFGGSLGEVFAEKICKVMDMAMRMGCPLIGLNDSGGARIQEGVVSLGGYADIFYRNVQASGVIPQISVILGPCAGGAVYSPAITDFIFMVKETSHMFITGPDVIKTVTGEDVTMEDLGGALSHAMKSGVCQFAAEDEESCLDDVRHLLSFIPQNNLDGAPYEVPSDDPARREPELHEIVPDNPNKPYDMKHVIELVFDDGEFMEIAPLYAQNLVIGFARLNGHSVGVIGNQPKALAGVLDIGASIKGARFIRFCDAFNIPIISFVDVPGFLPGTSQEYGGIILHGAKLLYAYAEATVPKITVITRKAYGGAYDVMNSKHIGADFNAAWPSAEIAVMGADGAVNIIFRSELKRVADEGGDVEARRAELIAEYKDRFANPYLAAERGYVDDVIQPEDTRPWLVQALEASLTKRVDGPKRKHGNIPL, encoded by the coding sequence ATGAACCCGTCAGGCGATGCCGCGGTGGAGCGCCAGCACGCCCGCGGCAAGCTCACGGCCCGCGAGCGCATCGACCTCCTGCTCGACCCGGGGTCCTTCGTGGAGCTCGACATGTTCACGCGCCACCGCGCCACGGGCTTCGGCATCGAGGACAACCGCCCGTGGGGCGATGGGGTGATCATCGGCCACGGCACCATCGAGGGCCGCCGGGTGTTCGTGTTCAGCCAGGACTTCACGGTGTTCGGCGGCAGCCTCGGCGAGGTGTTCGCCGAGAAGATCTGCAAGGTCATGGACATGGCTATGCGCATGGGCTGCCCGCTCATCGGGCTCAACGACTCGGGCGGCGCGCGTATCCAGGAGGGCGTGGTGAGCCTGGGGGGCTACGCCGACATCTTCTACCGCAACGTGCAGGCCAGCGGGGTGATCCCGCAGATCTCGGTGATCCTCGGGCCCTGCGCCGGCGGCGCGGTGTATAGCCCGGCGATCACCGACTTCATCTTCATGGTGAAGGAGACCAGCCACATGTTCATCACGGGCCCCGACGTGATCAAGACGGTCACGGGAGAGGACGTGACCATGGAGGACCTGGGCGGGGCGCTCAGCCACGCCATGAAGTCGGGTGTGTGCCAGTTCGCCGCCGAGGACGAGGAGTCGTGCCTCGACGACGTGCGCCACCTGCTCTCGTTCATCCCGCAGAACAACCTCGACGGCGCGCCGTACGAGGTGCCGTCCGACGACCCCGCGCGCCGCGAGCCCGAGCTGCACGAGATCGTGCCGGACAACCCCAACAAGCCCTACGACATGAAGCATGTCATCGAGCTGGTGTTCGACGACGGCGAGTTCATGGAGATCGCGCCCCTCTACGCGCAGAACCTGGTGATCGGCTTCGCGCGGCTGAACGGCCACTCGGTGGGCGTGATCGGCAACCAGCCCAAGGCGCTGGCGGGCGTGCTGGACATCGGCGCATCGATCAAGGGCGCGCGGTTCATCCGCTTCTGCGACGCCTTCAACATCCCGATCATCTCGTTCGTCGACGTGCCGGGGTTCCTGCCCGGCACCAGCCAGGAGTACGGCGGCATCATCCTGCACGGCGCCAAGCTGCTCTACGCCTACGCCGAGGCCACGGTGCCGAAGATCACGGTGATCACCCGCAAGGCATACGGCGGGGCGTACGACGTGATGAACAGCAAGCACATCGGCGCCGACTTCAACGCCGCGTGGCCATCGGCCGAGATCGCCGTGATGGGCGCCGACGGCGCGGTGAACATCATCTTCCGATCCGAGCTCAAGCGCGTGGCCGACGAGGGCGGCGACGTCGAGGCCCGCCGCGCCGAGCTCATCGCCGAGTACAAGGATCGCTTCGCCAACCCGTACCTGGCCGCCGAGCGCGGATACGTGGACGACGTGATCCAGCCCGAGGACACCCGCCCGTGGCTGGTGCAGGCGCTCGAGGCGTCGCTCACCAAGCGCGTGGACGGCCCCAAGCGCAAGCACGGGAACATCCCGCTGTGA
- the sucD gene encoding succinate--CoA ligase subunit alpha, with the protein MSILVDESTKLVVQGITGREGQFHTLRNKAYGTNVVAGVTPGKAGQDVDGIPVFNTVRDAVEATGANTSMVFVPPRFATDAIFESLDAGIELTIAITEGIPAHDMMRVYTHLGRGDQRLLGPNCPGAISPGKATVGIMPTDVFTPGRVGIISRSGTLTYQISKEIGDMGIGQSTVVGIGGDPIVGSSFIDVLTMFEADPGTDLVVVVGEIGGDEEERAGEFIAANMTTPVVGYIAGFQAPPGKQMGHAGAIITGSSGTAQGKKDALEALGVRVGTNPTEVAEIVADTLR; encoded by the coding sequence GTGAGCATCCTGGTCGACGAGAGCACCAAGCTGGTGGTGCAGGGCATCACCGGGCGCGAGGGCCAGTTCCACACCTTGCGCAACAAGGCGTACGGCACCAACGTGGTGGCGGGCGTCACGCCGGGCAAGGCCGGGCAGGACGTCGACGGCATCCCGGTGTTCAACACCGTGCGCGACGCCGTGGAAGCCACCGGGGCCAACACCTCGATGGTCTTCGTGCCGCCGAGGTTCGCCACCGACGCCATCTTCGAGTCGCTGGACGCCGGCATTGAGTTGACCATCGCCATCACCGAGGGCATTCCCGCTCACGACATGATGCGGGTGTACACGCACCTAGGGCGCGGCGACCAGCGCCTGCTGGGCCCCAACTGCCCCGGCGCCATCAGCCCGGGCAAGGCGACGGTGGGCATCATGCCCACGGATGTCTTCACGCCGGGCCGGGTGGGAATCATCAGCCGCTCAGGCACGCTCACGTACCAGATCTCCAAGGAGATCGGCGACATGGGCATCGGCCAGAGCACCGTGGTGGGGATCGGCGGCGACCCCATCGTGGGCTCGTCGTTCATCGACGTGCTGACGATGTTCGAGGCCGACCCCGGCACCGACCTCGTGGTGGTGGTGGGCGAGATCGGCGGCGACGAGGAGGAGCGGGCCGGCGAGTTCATCGCCGCCAACATGACGACGCCGGTGGTGGGATACATCGCCGGCTTTCAGGCGCCTCCCGGCAAGCAGATGGGCCACGCCGGCGCCATCATCACCGGGTCGTCCGGCACCGCCCAGGGCAAGAAGGATGCCCTCGAGGCGCTCGGCGTGCGCGTGGGCACCAACCCCACCGAGGTCGCTGAGATCGTGGCCGACACCCTCAGGTAG
- a CDS encoding PLP-dependent aminotransferase family protein — MSPCRRGYRAGACLNCRAVPDTISFARGAPAPEALNSGLIARCSATALEADPTVILSYGTGGGYPPLREWLAQHHGTTADRVIITNGSLEGYVFLLETFLAPGDLIGLEAPTYDRALLQAQMHGMDILEVPMQDDGMDVQALAAACEAGRVPKIVYTIPNFHNPAGTTISLAKRQALVALAERHGFWILEDDPYGRLRFEGEPLPAIYELGGPERVMFSSSFSKTLAPGLRVGYLIAPPDLVKTLTTRANQTYISPAHLPEAAVHQVCEHGLLDPNIARVTELMRVRRDAMAAGLHHMPDGTRCTPPEGGFFMWLELPEGMSADALLPVAQEAGVIYVAGSACFTEGHHNTLRLAYSGVSPEEITVGMERLGAVFAGAPAR, encoded by the coding sequence ATGTCGCCATGCAGGCGAGGCTACCGCGCAGGAGCGTGTCTAAACTGCCGCGCCGTGCCTGACACCATCTCCTTCGCCCGCGGGGCCCCGGCTCCCGAGGCGCTCAACAGCGGGCTGATCGCCCGCTGCTCGGCCACCGCGCTCGAGGCCGACCCCACGGTGATCCTCTCGTACGGCACCGGTGGCGGGTACCCGCCGCTGCGTGAGTGGCTGGCGCAGCACCACGGCACCACGGCCGACCGCGTGATTATCACCAACGGATCGCTCGAGGGCTACGTGTTCCTGCTCGAGACCTTCCTCGCGCCCGGCGACCTGATCGGGCTCGAGGCACCCACGTACGACCGCGCGCTGCTGCAGGCGCAGATGCACGGCATGGACATCCTCGAGGTCCCCATGCAGGACGACGGCATGGACGTGCAGGCGCTGGCCGCGGCGTGCGAGGCGGGCCGCGTGCCGAAGATCGTCTATACCATCCCGAACTTCCACAACCCGGCGGGCACCACGATCTCGCTGGCCAAGCGCCAGGCGCTGGTCGCCCTGGCCGAGAGGCACGGGTTCTGGATTCTCGAGGACGACCCCTACGGCCGTCTGAGGTTCGAGGGCGAACCGCTCCCCGCCATCTACGAGCTGGGCGGCCCCGAGCGCGTGATGTTCAGCTCGTCGTTCTCGAAGACCCTCGCGCCGGGCCTTCGCGTGGGATACCTCATCGCCCCGCCCGACTTGGTGAAGACCCTCACCACCCGCGCCAACCAGACCTACATCTCGCCGGCCCACCTCCCCGAGGCCGCGGTGCACCAGGTGTGCGAGCACGGCCTGCTCGACCCCAACATCGCCCGGGTCACCGAGCTCATGCGCGTGCGGCGCGACGCCATGGCCGCCGGCCTGCACCACATGCCCGATGGCACGCGGTGCACCCCGCCCGAGGGCGGGTTCTTCATGTGGCTGGAGCTCCCCGAGGGCATGTCGGCCGACGCCCTGCTGCCCGTGGCGCAGGAGGCCGGGGTGATCTACGTGGCAGGGTCCGCCTGCTTCACCGAGGGCCACCACAACACGCTGCGCCTGGCCTACTCGGGCGTGTCGCCCGAGGAGATCACCGTGGGCATGGAACGCCTGGGCGCGGTGTTCGCCGGCGCCCCGGCCCGCTAG
- a CDS encoding acetyl-CoA carboxylase biotin carboxylase subunit yields the protein MFGTVLVANRGEIAIRVMRTLREMGIRSVAVYSEADRDALFVQFADEAHSLGPGPATDTYLNIPKILEVAAASGAEAVHPGYGFLAENATFARACEEAGITFIGPPPDAIDAMGSKTAARALMDAAGVPIVPGVTEGVADVAEATGIAEQIGYPIAVKAAAGGGGKGFRVALTPDDLEGAFEGARRESEKFFADSTVYLERYLPHPRHVEIQVLADGHGTTLWLGERDCSVQRRHQKLVEETPSPIVGDDLRRRMGEASVRAAEAVGYRSAGTLEYLVSGEEFFFLEMNTRIQVEHTVTEMVTGLDLIREQVRIAAGEPVSITQDEVAPRGHAFECRINAEDAQRRFLPTPGPITAYREPAGPGVRVDSGVQGGSVISDMYDPMVAKLITWDVDREAARKRMLRALEEYVVEGVTTLIPFHIWLLNEQEFIDGGACHDALEVMSAEDTPLPPRDGSPPPAPEAPEAEPVAERTMVAEVGGRRFDVRLFIPEKDLAAGGAPAPKKKRERKGGGHHGSGGGSATGDVHSPMQGTVLSVAVEAGQEVAVGDVICIIEAMKMENEVTAHTAGAITSVSVEAGQSVAADEVIAVIG from the coding sequence ATGTTCGGCACGGTGCTGGTGGCAAACCGCGGCGAGATCGCCATCCGCGTCATGCGCACGCTGCGCGAGATGGGAATCCGCTCGGTGGCCGTGTACTCCGAGGCCGACCGCGACGCGCTGTTCGTCCAGTTCGCCGACGAGGCGCACTCGCTGGGGCCCGGTCCCGCCACCGACACCTACCTGAACATCCCGAAGATCCTCGAGGTGGCCGCGGCATCCGGTGCCGAGGCCGTGCACCCCGGCTACGGGTTCCTGGCCGAGAACGCCACGTTCGCGCGGGCGTGCGAGGAGGCCGGCATCACGTTCATCGGCCCGCCGCCCGACGCCATCGACGCCATGGGATCGAAGACCGCCGCCCGCGCCCTCATGGACGCCGCGGGCGTGCCGATCGTGCCGGGCGTCACCGAGGGCGTGGCCGACGTGGCCGAGGCCACGGGAATCGCCGAGCAGATCGGCTACCCCATCGCGGTGAAGGCGGCGGCGGGTGGTGGTGGCAAGGGATTCCGCGTGGCGCTCACGCCCGACGACCTGGAGGGCGCCTTCGAGGGCGCGCGGCGCGAGAGCGAGAAGTTCTTCGCCGACTCCACCGTGTATCTGGAGCGCTACCTGCCCCACCCGCGGCACGTGGAGATCCAGGTGCTGGCCGACGGCCACGGCACCACGCTGTGGCTGGGCGAGCGCGACTGCTCGGTGCAGCGCCGCCACCAGAAGCTGGTGGAGGAGACCCCCAGCCCCATCGTGGGCGACGACCTGCGCCGCCGCATGGGCGAGGCCTCGGTGCGCGCGGCCGAGGCCGTGGGCTACCGGTCGGCCGGCACGCTGGAGTACCTGGTGTCGGGGGAGGAGTTCTTCTTCCTCGAGATGAACACGCGAATCCAGGTGGAGCACACGGTCACCGAGATGGTCACCGGGCTCGACCTCATCCGCGAGCAGGTCCGCATCGCGGCGGGCGAGCCGGTGTCCATCACGCAGGACGAGGTGGCACCGCGCGGCCACGCCTTCGAGTGCCGCATCAACGCCGAGGACGCCCAGAGGCGGTTCCTCCCCACCCCGGGGCCCATCACCGCGTACCGCGAGCCGGCCGGGCCGGGCGTGCGCGTGGACTCGGGCGTGCAGGGCGGATCGGTGATCAGCGACATGTACGACCCCATGGTGGCCAAGCTCATCACCTGGGACGTCGACCGCGAGGCCGCGCGCAAGCGCATGCTGCGGGCGCTCGAGGAGTACGTGGTGGAGGGCGTCACCACGCTCATCCCGTTCCACATCTGGCTGCTGAACGAGCAGGAGTTCATCGACGGCGGGGCCTGCCACGACGCCCTCGAGGTGATGAGCGCCGAGGACACCCCGCTTCCGCCCCGCGACGGCTCGCCGCCGCCTGCGCCCGAGGCACCCGAGGCCGAGCCGGTGGCCGAGCGCACGATGGTGGCCGAGGTGGGCGGGCGCAGGTTCGACGTGCGGCTCTTTATTCCCGAGAAGGACCTGGCCGCCGGGGGAGCGCCCGCGCCGAAGAAGAAGCGCGAGCGCAAGGGCGGCGGACATCACGGGTCGGGCGGCGGCAGCGCCACGGGCGACGTGCACAGCCCCATGCAGGGCACCGTGCTGAGCGTTGCCGTGGAGGCCGGGCAGGAGGTGGCCGTGGGCGACGTGATCTGCATCATCGAGGCCATGAAGATGGAGAACGAGGTGACCGCCCACACGGCCGGGGCCATCACCTCGGTGTCCGTGGAGGCCGGGCAGTCCGTGGCCGCCGACGAGGTCATCGCCGTAATCGGCTGA
- the sucC gene encoding ADP-forming succinate--CoA ligase subunit beta, with protein MDLFEYQGKQLFATYGLAVPSGEVADTPEQAKAAAEAIGGTVVVKAQVQVGGRGKAGGIKLATDPDEAYAEAGSILGMDIKGHVVKRLWIEAASDIKKEYYASVTFDRSAKKPLVMLSAMGGMDIEAVAEEHPEALARLHVDPLIGFQPHHGRWLIYHANIDEPAQKGVLDALTKAYEAFIGLEATLIEINPLIWTADDRVVALDAKVSIDNNALYRHPDLEALKESVTDDPQERMAHERGVTYVKLDGDVGIMGNGAGIVMSSLDVVALAGGTPANFLDAGGGSNAEAVATALEVLLSDPKVKSLMINIFGGITRCDEVAEGLLTALDTLGATLPIVVRLDGTAAEAGRAIIAERAPANVVVEPTMISAAKRAVELAKEAS; from the coding sequence GTGGATCTCTTCGAGTACCAGGGCAAGCAGCTGTTCGCCACGTACGGCCTGGCCGTGCCGTCGGGCGAGGTTGCCGACACGCCCGAGCAGGCGAAGGCCGCCGCCGAGGCAATCGGCGGCACGGTGGTGGTGAAGGCACAGGTTCAGGTGGGCGGCCGCGGCAAGGCCGGCGGCATCAAGCTCGCCACGGACCCCGACGAGGCCTACGCCGAGGCGGGGAGCATCCTCGGCATGGACATCAAGGGCCACGTGGTAAAGCGCCTCTGGATCGAGGCCGCCTCGGACATCAAGAAGGAGTACTACGCCTCGGTCACGTTCGACCGGTCGGCGAAGAAGCCCCTCGTGATGCTCTCGGCCATGGGTGGCATGGACATCGAGGCCGTGGCCGAGGAGCACCCGGAGGCGCTCGCGCGCCTGCACGTGGACCCTCTCATCGGCTTCCAGCCCCACCACGGCCGCTGGCTCATCTACCACGCCAACATCGACGAGCCCGCGCAGAAGGGAGTGCTCGACGCCCTCACCAAGGCATACGAGGCATTCATCGGCCTCGAGGCCACGCTGATCGAGATCAACCCGCTCATCTGGACCGCGGACGACCGCGTGGTGGCCCTCGACGCCAAGGTGTCGATCGACAACAACGCGCTCTACCGCCACCCCGACCTGGAGGCGCTCAAGGAGAGCGTGACCGACGACCCGCAAGAGCGCATGGCGCACGAGCGCGGCGTCACTTACGTGAAGCTCGACGGCGACGTGGGGATCATGGGCAATGGCGCCGGCATCGTGATGAGCAGCCTCGACGTGGTGGCCCTCGCCGGCGGCACGCCGGCCAACTTCCTCGACGCCGGTGGCGGGTCGAACGCAGAGGCCGTGGCCACCGCGCTCGAGGTGCTGCTGAGCGACCCCAAGGTGAAGTCGCTGATGATCAACATCTTCGGCGGCATCACCCGCTGCGACGAGGTGGCCGAAGGCCTCCTCACCGCGCTCGACACGCTGGGGGCCACGCTCCCCATCGTCGTGCGCCTCGATGGGACCGCCGCGGAGGCCGGACGCGCGATCATCGCCGAGCGCGCGCCCGCAAACGTGGTCGTCGAGCCCACGATGATCTCGGCCGCGAAGCGGGCCGTCGAGCTCGCGAAGGAGGCCTCGTGA